In the genome of Amaranthus tricolor cultivar Red isolate AtriRed21 chromosome 15, ASM2621246v1, whole genome shotgun sequence, one region contains:
- the LOC130801673 gene encoding replication protein A 14 kDa subunit B-like, with protein MDTSSPAVFVNGEFLRMFIGRKVCIVVQVMQSDAGSIVGKSTDNQQVIVKKSQPTQPLTRYVEAIGIADSNQSVRAEILTNFGDNFDAQNYNELCQVANGEYKHLFL; from the exons ATGGATACCTCAAGTCCTGCAGTTTTTGTCAATGGGGAATTTCTTCGTATGTTTATTGGGCGGAAAGTTTGCATAGTTGTTCAGGTGATGCAATCAGATGCAGGATCTATAGTCGGAAAATCAACTGATAATCAACAGGTTATCGTTAAGAAATCACAACCAACTCAGCCACTTACCAGATATGTTGAGGCTATTGGTATAGCAGACAGTAACCAATCTGTTCGTGCTGAGATATTGACCAACTTTGGTGATAATTTTG ATGCACAGAACTATAATGAGCTATGCCAGGTTGCTAATGGGGAATACAAACACTTGTTCCTTTGA